In Bombus huntii isolate Logan2020A chromosome 9, iyBomHunt1.1, whole genome shotgun sequence, a single window of DNA contains:
- the LOC126869501 gene encoding uncharacterized protein LOC126869501 isoform X2, whose translation MAMIKNRLYNTEDDIAFEPRLTRAKTKELAAAQVNIPWPITPVKKTSSEVQALIEEELPEDSSDEEYNPEQESHDPEGIFKIPGIPYVPTEEESIGQRTRSKVCLSETPLEQIEQAFIPPDITIDMYDLDCEKDEDWDNFLKEFTQPLTQEPMVEDDSEADPEYNILEDEETELLDKEELRADKAVNVTRKELNNLTAELFEFIDIFPKEDQEISKTRRSPENKNVSVENNFMNCSVTDLLPTYKEPELPNLMNPNQRELLAVQFRQHVQLMVQHFAMTYMHPDLHSQSKTCKENLNSIKYLSNGPNSAFNVANLPDALKLVSDWENKFLDNKFSEDFKKAMADGDAIKRIYLKNRYKCIPKFDPELKKLFMDSKALMYPQLLPEIPFRSELNKFVRPPYLKSEESLIALGLEQFLPFVATKSKKLKSKKLQLLDAVKLINQYLVPCREPEGLLNHIGKRRYTKNANPIKHYFEKGCAPRTIHYITLECDLKAPKDQSINLLPVIWQTYCNNTQQKINILKQKHMVNSYNDIMKKDCLTNGNRNHVSVSKAHILCTQNPPINILPKILPANTKQKTTTKNALKDNLCTSGNINCEISKNVSDNEVNIKIHNTHALNTDCSLHRNSSLKVITMQEEKEKKTDDSELKEVRNDVPTNSITSKHPKFSKKSSEIVQELPQLRKTTPRLAKTRSAQNMKLMAQVLGPKGLSSNCNALKSREKNDIDKNIEKISDSPKLDNEDEIAELMLASTTIKKDSISRKKAKEARELENIKRLLESENPLNEEERGSKFAASYLQKLHLALESDNPATLRSVIKLYLDYYDKLDSINQMENELSFSSPSRSLHHEQIMEKSAIDKDAITITLYRDVCEKLREYPELCTDFLLFLRPHQAAMMDKSVEYIMLQKMSEFVKVAQIYFAKQPSRIAKMMQAITQLSSDPQITLEHVHATMSPIFKGHPLVMDLFLQILPTAKPPESLFASHMFENLTCPVGPYDKSKIYTEDAPELYENIELPVLSFQEDPYGGENCKCSCHNDEESTSKNISEHCVSCGTRFLNGKIYLQTSEGLRPAKIIFPGAEEEKLENIARISLKATDKFASSISSTQRRKSSKNEFHTDEQHQKSFIAKNSPTKENEEGEKLIIKSKKAIKSPSKSTDQKKDFKRPRSEINHINRSAKKIRISQCKNKKEKQIDKQEIKVEYIDSNVSDHMKLGEKGCLFIDYKNSKETVAKNTSDAKIGTSNDSISKVDLSDEIKNSVDLSTNVNTKSWTRQEDMILLQAVKKEYSENSLILVSKTLGNRTIDQVRERCEILLSLLKKMM comes from the exons atggCAATGATTAAAAATCGTCTTTATAATACAGAGGATGATATAGCTTTTGAGCCAAGATTGACAAGAGCAAAGACCAA AGAGCTAGCAGCAGCCCAAGTTAATATACCATGGCCAATTACTCCAGTGAAGAAAACTTCATCAGAAGTACAAGCATTAATCGAAGAAGAATTACCAGAAGATTCTTCTGATGAAGAATACAATCCAGAACAAGAATCACATGATCCTGAAGGAATTTTTAAAATCCCTGG aattcCTTATGTGCCAACAGAAGAAGAAAGTATTGGTCAAAGAACACGATCCAAAGTTTGTTTAAGCGAAACACCTTTGGAACAGATTGAACAAGCATTTATACCTCCAGATATAACCATTGATATGTATGATTTGGATTGTGAAAAAGATGAAGATTGGGATAATTTCTTAAAAGAATTTACTCAACCACTCACTCAAGAACCTATGGTGGAAGATGATTCGGAAGCAGATCcagaatataatattttagaagACGAAGAAACAGAACTTT TGGATAAAGAAGAATTAAGAGCTGATAAAGCTGTAAATGTTACGCGCAaggaattaaataatttgacTGCAGAATTATTTGAGTTTATAGATATATTTCCGAAAGAAGATCAGGAGATTTCAAAAACAAGAAGGTCtccagaaaataaaaatgtttcggTTGAAAACAATTTTATG AATTGTTCTGTAACAGATTTATTACCTACTTATAAAGAACCAGAACTTCCTAATTTAATGAATCCAAATCAACGCGAGTTATTGGCAGTTCAATTTCGTCAACATGTACAATTAATGGTACAACATTTTGCTATGACATATATGCACCCAGATCTGCATTCTCAGTCAAAAACGTGCAAAGAAAATCTAAATAGTATAAA gTACTTAAGTAATGGCCCTAATTCTGCATTCAATGTAGCAAATTTACCGGATGCTTTAAAATTAGTATCTGATtgggaaaataaatttttggaTAACAAATTTTCTGAAGATTTCAAAAAAGCTATGGCAGATGGGGAtgcaataaaaagaatatatctTAAAAATAGGTATAAGTGTATTCCTAAATTTGATCCAGAATTAAAAAAGCTATTTATGGACAGTAAAGCCCTAATGTATCCACAACTTTTGCCTGAAATACCATTCAGAagtgaattaaataaatttgtacgCCCTCCATATTTAAAATCTGAAGAGAG TTTAATTGCATTGGGTTTGGAGCAGTTTCTCCCTTTTGTTGCCACTAAatcaaagaaattaaaaagtaagAAACTCCAACTATTAGATGcagtgaaattaattaatcagtatTTAGTGCCATGCAGGGAACCTGAAGGATTATTAAATCACATTGGAAAACGCCGATACACAAAGAATGCAAATCcaataaaa CATTACTTTGAGAAGGGTTGTGCTCCTAGAACAATACATTACATAACATTAGAATGCGATCTCAAAGCACCCAAAGATCAATCAATAAATCTATTACCTGTAATTTGGCAAACTTATTGTAATAAT ACACAGcagaaaattaatatcttaaaGCAAAAACATATGGTTAATTCGTATAACGATATTATGAAGAAAGATTGCCTTACAAATGGAAATAGAAACCATGTTTCTGTTTCCAAAGCTCACATTTTGTGTACACAAAACCCACCTATTAATATATTACCAAAAATATTACCTGCAAATACAAAGCAGAAGACAACAACTAAAAATGCATTGAAAGATAATTTGTGCACAAGTGGAAACATTAATtgtgaaatttctaaaaatgtaTCAGACAATgaagtaaatattaaaatacataatacacATGCATTAAATACAGATTGTTCATTGCATCGTAACAGCTCTTTAAAAGTTATAACTatgcaagaagaaaaagagaaaaaaacagATGATAGTGAATTAAAAGAAGTTCGGAATGATGTACCTACAAATTCAATTACATCAAAACATCCAAAGTTTTCTAAAAAGTCTTCTGAAATAGTACAAGAATTACCTCAATTACGAAAAACTACTCCTAGGTTAGCAAAAACAAGAAGTGCtcaaaatatgaaattaatggCCCAAGTTTTAGGACCAAAAGGTTTATCATCTAATTGCAATGCCTTAAAATCCAGAGAAAAGAATGatatagataaaaatatagagaaaATATCTGATTCGCCTAAACTT GATAATGAAGATGAAATTGCAGAGTTAATGTTAGCTAGCACAACTATTAAGAAAGATTCTATTAGTAGAAAGAAAGCTAAAGAAGCTAGAGAGTTAGAAAACATTAAAAGACTTTTAGAATCTGAAAATCCattaaacgaagaagaaagaggTTCAA agTTTGCAGCATCATATCTTCAGAAATTGCACTTGGCATTAGAATCTGACAATCCAGCAACATTACGATCTgtgataaaattatatttagatTATTATGACAAATTAGATAGCATTAATCAAATGGAGAACGAATTATCATTCTCGAGTCCATCAAGATCTTTGCACCATGAACAAATTATGGAAAAATCTGCGATAGATAAAGATGCAATAACTATTACTTTATATCGAGAtgtatgtgaaaaattacgagaATATCCTGAGCTTTGTACAGACTTTTTGTTGTTTTTGAGGCCACATCAAGCTGCAATGATGGATAAATCAGTGGAATATATAATGCTTCAAAAGATGAGCGAATTTGTTAAAGTAGCTCAAATATATTTTGCTAAACAACCTTCTCGAATAGCAAAAATGATGCAAGCTATTACACAGCTTTCATCCGATCCACAGATAACATTAGAACATGTTCATGCAACTATGAGTCCCATATTTAAGGGACATCCTTTAGTTAtggatttatttttacaaatattaccCACTGCTAAACCTCCAGAAAG TTTGTTTGCATCACATATGTTTGAAAACTTAACATGTCCAGTGGGACCATatgataaaagtaaaatttatacTGAAGATGCACCtgaattatatgaaaatatagaattgcCTGTATTATCATTTCAAGAAGATCCTTATGGTGGAGAAAACTGCAAATGCAGTTGTCATAACGATGAAGAATCCActtctaaaaatatttctgaacATTGTGTGTCTTGTGGCACAAGG ttcctcaatggaaaaatttacCTTCAAACATCTGAAGGTTTAAGACctgcaaaaattattttccctGGAGCTGAAGAAGAAAAGTTGGAAAATATTGCGCGTATATCTTTAAAAGCTACTGATAAATTTGCTTCATCTATTTCATCTACACAACGAAGAAAGTCTTCAAAGAATGAATTTCATACCGATGAACAACATCAGAAATCTTTTATAGCAAAAAATTCACCTACcaaagaaaacgaagaaggagaaaaattaattataaagtCTAAAAAAGCTATAAAATCGCCGTCAAAATCTACAGATCagaaaaaagattttaaaagACCCAGAAGTGAAATAAATCATATAAATAGAAGTGCAAAAAAAATACGCATATctcaatgtaaaaataaaaaagagaaacaaattgACAAGCaagaaataaaagtagaaTACATAGACTCAAATGTTAGTGATCATATGAAATTAGGTGAAAAAGGATGCTTATTCAttgattataaaaattctaaagaAACAGTAGCAAAAAATACATCGGATGCGAAAATAGGAACGTCAAATGATAGCATAAGCAAGGTTGATTTATCCGATGAGATAAAAAATTCTGTTGATTTAAGTACCAATGTAAATACAAAGTCATGGACACGGCAGGAAGATATGATCTTATTACAAGctgtaaaaaaagaatattctgAGAATTCACTTATCCTAGTCAGTAAAACATTAGGAAATCGTACAATTGATCAA GTTAGAGAAAGATGCGAAATCCTGCTCTCTTTGTTAAAGAAGATGATGTAA
- the LOC126869501 gene encoding uncharacterized protein LOC126869501 isoform X1, translated as MYDLDCEKDEDWDNFLKEFTQPLTQEPMVEDDSEADPEYNILEDEETELLDKEELRADKAVNVTRKELNNLTAELFEFIDIFPKEDQEISKTRRSPENKNVSVENNFMNCSVTDLLPTYKEPELPNLMNPNQRELLAVQFRQHVQLMVQHFAMTYMHPDLHSQSKTCKENLNSIKYLSNGPNSAFNVANLPDALKLVSDWENKFLDNKFSEDFKKAMADGDAIKRIYLKNRYKCIPKFDPELKKLFMDSKALMYPQLLPEIPFRSELNKFVRPPYLKSEESLIALGLEQFLPFVATKSKKLKSKKLQLLDAVKLINQYLVPCREPEGLLNHIGKRRYTKNANPIKHYFEKGCAPRTIHYITLECDLKAPKDQSINLLPVIWQTYCNNTQQKINILKQKHMVNSYNDIMKKDCLTNGNRNHVSVSKAHILCTQNPPINILPKILPANTKQKTTTKNALKDNLCTSGNINCEISKNVSDNEVNIKIHNTHALNTDCSLHRNSSLKVITMQEEKEKKTDDSELKEVRNDVPTNSITSKHPKFSKKSSEIVQELPQLRKTTPRLAKTRSAQNMKLMAQVLGPKGLSSNCNALKSREKNDIDKNIEKISDSPKLDNEDEIAELMLASTTIKKDSISRKKAKEARELENIKRLLESENPLNEEERGSKFAASYLQKLHLALESDNPATLRSVIKLYLDYYDKLDSINQMENELSFSSPSRSLHHEQIMEKSAIDKDAITITLYRDVCEKLREYPELCTDFLLFLRPHQAAMMDKSVEYIMLQKMSEFVKVAQIYFAKQPSRIAKMMQAITQLSSDPQITLEHVHATMSPIFKGHPLVMDLFLQILPTAKPPESLFASHMFENLTCPVGPYDKSKIYTEDAPELYENIELPVLSFQEDPYGGENCKCSCHNDEESTSKNISEHCVSCGTRFLNGKIYLQTSEGLRPAKIIFPGAEEEKLENIARISLKATDKFASSISSTQRRKSSKNEFHTDEQHQKSFIAKNSPTKENEEGEKLIIKSKKAIKSPSKSTDQKKDFKRPRSEINHINRSAKKIRISQCKNKKEKQIDKQEIKVEYIDSNVSDHMKLGEKGCLFIDYKNSKETVAKNTSDAKIGTSNDSISKVDLSDEIKNSVDLSTNVNTKSWTRQEDMILLQAVKKEYSENSLILVSKTLGNRTIDQVRERCEILLSLLKKMM; from the exons ATGTATGATTTGGATTGTGAAAAAGATGAAGATTGGGATAATTTCTTAAAAGAATTTACTCAACCACTCACTCAAGAACCTATGGTGGAAGATGATTCGGAAGCAGATCcagaatataatattttagaagACGAAGAAACAGAACTTT TGGATAAAGAAGAATTAAGAGCTGATAAAGCTGTAAATGTTACGCGCAaggaattaaataatttgacTGCAGAATTATTTGAGTTTATAGATATATTTCCGAAAGAAGATCAGGAGATTTCAAAAACAAGAAGGTCtccagaaaataaaaatgtttcggTTGAAAACAATTTTATG AATTGTTCTGTAACAGATTTATTACCTACTTATAAAGAACCAGAACTTCCTAATTTAATGAATCCAAATCAACGCGAGTTATTGGCAGTTCAATTTCGTCAACATGTACAATTAATGGTACAACATTTTGCTATGACATATATGCACCCAGATCTGCATTCTCAGTCAAAAACGTGCAAAGAAAATCTAAATAGTATAAA gTACTTAAGTAATGGCCCTAATTCTGCATTCAATGTAGCAAATTTACCGGATGCTTTAAAATTAGTATCTGATtgggaaaataaatttttggaTAACAAATTTTCTGAAGATTTCAAAAAAGCTATGGCAGATGGGGAtgcaataaaaagaatatatctTAAAAATAGGTATAAGTGTATTCCTAAATTTGATCCAGAATTAAAAAAGCTATTTATGGACAGTAAAGCCCTAATGTATCCACAACTTTTGCCTGAAATACCATTCAGAagtgaattaaataaatttgtacgCCCTCCATATTTAAAATCTGAAGAGAG TTTAATTGCATTGGGTTTGGAGCAGTTTCTCCCTTTTGTTGCCACTAAatcaaagaaattaaaaagtaagAAACTCCAACTATTAGATGcagtgaaattaattaatcagtatTTAGTGCCATGCAGGGAACCTGAAGGATTATTAAATCACATTGGAAAACGCCGATACACAAAGAATGCAAATCcaataaaa CATTACTTTGAGAAGGGTTGTGCTCCTAGAACAATACATTACATAACATTAGAATGCGATCTCAAAGCACCCAAAGATCAATCAATAAATCTATTACCTGTAATTTGGCAAACTTATTGTAATAAT ACACAGcagaaaattaatatcttaaaGCAAAAACATATGGTTAATTCGTATAACGATATTATGAAGAAAGATTGCCTTACAAATGGAAATAGAAACCATGTTTCTGTTTCCAAAGCTCACATTTTGTGTACACAAAACCCACCTATTAATATATTACCAAAAATATTACCTGCAAATACAAAGCAGAAGACAACAACTAAAAATGCATTGAAAGATAATTTGTGCACAAGTGGAAACATTAATtgtgaaatttctaaaaatgtaTCAGACAATgaagtaaatattaaaatacataatacacATGCATTAAATACAGATTGTTCATTGCATCGTAACAGCTCTTTAAAAGTTATAACTatgcaagaagaaaaagagaaaaaaacagATGATAGTGAATTAAAAGAAGTTCGGAATGATGTACCTACAAATTCAATTACATCAAAACATCCAAAGTTTTCTAAAAAGTCTTCTGAAATAGTACAAGAATTACCTCAATTACGAAAAACTACTCCTAGGTTAGCAAAAACAAGAAGTGCtcaaaatatgaaattaatggCCCAAGTTTTAGGACCAAAAGGTTTATCATCTAATTGCAATGCCTTAAAATCCAGAGAAAAGAATGatatagataaaaatatagagaaaATATCTGATTCGCCTAAACTT GATAATGAAGATGAAATTGCAGAGTTAATGTTAGCTAGCACAACTATTAAGAAAGATTCTATTAGTAGAAAGAAAGCTAAAGAAGCTAGAGAGTTAGAAAACATTAAAAGACTTTTAGAATCTGAAAATCCattaaacgaagaagaaagaggTTCAA agTTTGCAGCATCATATCTTCAGAAATTGCACTTGGCATTAGAATCTGACAATCCAGCAACATTACGATCTgtgataaaattatatttagatTATTATGACAAATTAGATAGCATTAATCAAATGGAGAACGAATTATCATTCTCGAGTCCATCAAGATCTTTGCACCATGAACAAATTATGGAAAAATCTGCGATAGATAAAGATGCAATAACTATTACTTTATATCGAGAtgtatgtgaaaaattacgagaATATCCTGAGCTTTGTACAGACTTTTTGTTGTTTTTGAGGCCACATCAAGCTGCAATGATGGATAAATCAGTGGAATATATAATGCTTCAAAAGATGAGCGAATTTGTTAAAGTAGCTCAAATATATTTTGCTAAACAACCTTCTCGAATAGCAAAAATGATGCAAGCTATTACACAGCTTTCATCCGATCCACAGATAACATTAGAACATGTTCATGCAACTATGAGTCCCATATTTAAGGGACATCCTTTAGTTAtggatttatttttacaaatattaccCACTGCTAAACCTCCAGAAAG TTTGTTTGCATCACATATGTTTGAAAACTTAACATGTCCAGTGGGACCATatgataaaagtaaaatttatacTGAAGATGCACCtgaattatatgaaaatatagaattgcCTGTATTATCATTTCAAGAAGATCCTTATGGTGGAGAAAACTGCAAATGCAGTTGTCATAACGATGAAGAATCCActtctaaaaatatttctgaacATTGTGTGTCTTGTGGCACAAGG ttcctcaatggaaaaatttacCTTCAAACATCTGAAGGTTTAAGACctgcaaaaattattttccctGGAGCTGAAGAAGAAAAGTTGGAAAATATTGCGCGTATATCTTTAAAAGCTACTGATAAATTTGCTTCATCTATTTCATCTACACAACGAAGAAAGTCTTCAAAGAATGAATTTCATACCGATGAACAACATCAGAAATCTTTTATAGCAAAAAATTCACCTACcaaagaaaacgaagaaggagaaaaattaattataaagtCTAAAAAAGCTATAAAATCGCCGTCAAAATCTACAGATCagaaaaaagattttaaaagACCCAGAAGTGAAATAAATCATATAAATAGAAGTGCAAAAAAAATACGCATATctcaatgtaaaaataaaaaagagaaacaaattgACAAGCaagaaataaaagtagaaTACATAGACTCAAATGTTAGTGATCATATGAAATTAGGTGAAAAAGGATGCTTATTCAttgattataaaaattctaaagaAACAGTAGCAAAAAATACATCGGATGCGAAAATAGGAACGTCAAATGATAGCATAAGCAAGGTTGATTTATCCGATGAGATAAAAAATTCTGTTGATTTAAGTACCAATGTAAATACAAAGTCATGGACACGGCAGGAAGATATGATCTTATTACAAGctgtaaaaaaagaatattctgAGAATTCACTTATCCTAGTCAGTAAAACATTAGGAAATCGTACAATTGATCAA GTTAGAGAAAGATGCGAAATCCTGCTCTCTTTGTTAAAGAAGATGATGTAA